In Desulfomonile tiedjei DSM 6799, a genomic segment contains:
- the lspA gene encoding signal peptidase II: protein MKVSNRRNISMAFGIALLIVVADQFTKYLVTAWIPLHTVSEVIPGFVNLVHVRNPGAAFGIFSDSQSMLTRWFFVCISIAAVMIIGWLILTGEDTDTYLLVGYALFVGGALGNLIDRIRFGAVVDFLELYVNSFHWPAFNVADSALCVGTALFFIHVLTAKKRNGAEA, encoded by the coding sequence ATGAAGGTGTCCAACCGAAGAAATATTTCAATGGCATTTGGCATAGCTCTTCTCATCGTGGTTGCGGATCAGTTCACCAAATATCTTGTAACCGCTTGGATTCCTTTACATACTGTATCCGAAGTAATCCCGGGATTCGTGAACCTCGTGCATGTCAGGAATCCCGGGGCAGCATTCGGGATATTCTCCGACTCTCAGTCTATGCTGACGCGTTGGTTCTTCGTATGTATTTCCATTGCAGCCGTAATGATCATTGGATGGCTGATACTCACGGGTGAAGATACGGATACATACTTGCTCGTGGGTTACGCGTTATTCGTTGGAGGCGCGCTGGGAAATCTTATCGATCGGATCAGATTCGGGGCAGTAGTAGATTTCTTGGAATTGTATGTAAATAGCTTTCACTGGCCCGCGTTCAATGTGGCCGATTCCGCATTGTGCGTGGGCACCGCGCTGTTCTTCATTCATGTGCTTACCGCGAAAAAACGAAACGGAGCCGAAGCCTGA